From bacterium (Candidatus Blackallbacteria) CG13_big_fil_rev_8_21_14_2_50_49_14, a single genomic window includes:
- a CDS encoding dipeptidase — MQFIADCHADTLSRLLMLEEDEMSLYLPQPKHHSDYPRMRQAGLRLQIFSIFTMPYEAGHYGAVRSLQMMQVFREDIRKHPAHFALIENKKDLQAVENGPDKLYGLFSMEGASPLCGDLKMLEVFYRQGLRAIGLTWNHRNELADGLGVGSNYGLTPFGRDVIKRMNELGMVVDLAHINEAGFWEALELSKDPIIVSHANAKSLCGHRRNMNDEQLKAIQAQNGFVGLCFAPSFLNNAPEKASLEDAIRHIDYLCEQMGPDHVAFGSDYDGIENVPQGLEDVSCFPNLLTRLRQLGYKEEDISKMAFGNVLRVYRTVLKD; from the coding sequence ATGCAATTTATTGCCGACTGTCATGCCGACACACTTTCACGTCTGCTCATGCTGGAAGAAGATGAAATGAGTCTTTATCTGCCCCAGCCCAAACACCATTCTGATTATCCACGCATGCGCCAAGCAGGCTTGCGGCTTCAAATTTTTTCGATCTTTACCATGCCCTATGAAGCCGGGCACTATGGTGCGGTGCGCTCATTACAAATGATGCAGGTCTTTCGAGAAGATATCCGCAAACATCCCGCGCATTTTGCCCTGATAGAAAACAAAAAAGATCTACAAGCCGTTGAAAATGGCCCGGATAAACTCTATGGTCTGTTTTCTATGGAAGGGGCCTCGCCCCTCTGCGGCGATCTAAAAATGCTGGAAGTTTTTTACCGCCAGGGACTGCGCGCCATCGGCTTGACCTGGAACCACCGCAATGAACTGGCCGATGGCTTGGGCGTAGGCTCAAACTACGGACTGACCCCTTTTGGCAGAGACGTGATCAAACGCATGAATGAACTCGGTATGGTCGTAGATCTGGCCCATATCAACGAAGCGGGCTTCTGGGAAGCACTGGAACTCTCCAAGGATCCAATCATTGTCTCTCACGCCAATGCCAAAAGTCTTTGTGGGCACCGCCGCAATATGAACGACGAACAGCTCAAGGCCATCCAGGCTCAAAATGGTTTTGTCGGCCTGTGTTTCGCCCCCTCTTTTCTCAACAACGCCCCCGAAAAGGCCTCGCTCGAAGATGCCATTCGCCATATTGATTATCTCTGTGAACAGATGGGCCCCGATCATGTGGCTTTTGGCTCTGATTATGATGGCATCGAAAACGTGCCCCAAGGGCTCGAGGATGTCAGCTGCTTTCCCAATCTGCTGACACGTCTGCGTCAACTGGGGTATAAAGAAGAAGACATCTCAAAAATGGCCTTCGGCAATGTGCTGCGGGTTTATCGCACAGTCTTAAAAGACTGA
- a CDS encoding peptidase S8: MKNTRLFSAVALTSLAASLVACSSAPLLQGTFNQGPAQVGAQSAARPNMTSTRGAQLKAAAMAGLDHIPGEFIVRMKPGANAMAAFSQGGLRAMNLQAQPVGNPALGINLVRSASIRSAGAQESQTLQSLRSNPAVLYAEPNMIVKLTRPAATEPAPREVAPQAFPNDPMFEKQYAHQKMQSQKGWEIEQGNKDLILSIVDTGVDYKHPDLAAKLLPGYNTVDGNATVEDGNGHGTHCAGIASAITNNGVGVAGVAPNVKILPVQVLSKEGYGSYESVASGIIWAADHGAKVISMSLGGPSSSAVITDAVKHALEKDAMLIAAMGNDGNSSISYPAGVPGVMAVGATDSNDKIARFSQYGKHNSVAAPGVNILSTFPTYQTDMPGISYGSISGTSMATPAVSGLAALVRSKYPQLNSAQVKAHIEATADDLGTPGFDVYYGHGRINVFKALSTAPGAVRR; this comes from the coding sequence ATGAAGAATACTCGCTTGTTCTCAGCCGTAGCCCTGACCTCATTGGCCGCCTCTCTGGTTGCCTGTAGCAGTGCTCCCCTTCTGCAGGGCACTTTCAACCAAGGTCCCGCACAGGTAGGCGCTCAAAGCGCTGCCCGTCCTAATATGACCTCCACCCGTGGCGCTCAATTAAAAGCAGCTGCCATGGCTGGTCTGGATCATATTCCCGGTGAATTCATCGTTCGTATGAAGCCCGGTGCCAATGCAATGGCAGCATTCAGCCAGGGTGGCCTGCGCGCCATGAACCTGCAAGCTCAGCCCGTTGGCAACCCCGCTCTGGGAATTAATCTGGTTCGTTCTGCTTCCATCCGTTCTGCTGGCGCTCAAGAGAGCCAAACCCTTCAGAGCCTGCGCAGCAACCCTGCCGTGCTCTATGCAGAACCCAATATGATTGTGAAGCTGACCCGGCCCGCAGCTACCGAGCCTGCTCCCCGTGAAGTCGCTCCCCAAGCTTTCCCCAACGATCCCATGTTTGAAAAACAGTATGCTCACCAGAAGATGCAATCTCAAAAAGGTTGGGAAATTGAACAGGGCAATAAAGACCTGATTCTGTCCATCGTTGACACCGGTGTAGATTACAAACACCCCGACCTGGCTGCCAAACTGTTGCCTGGTTACAATACCGTTGATGGCAACGCCACTGTAGAAGATGGCAATGGCCACGGCACCCACTGTGCGGGTATCGCATCTGCGATCACCAACAATGGTGTAGGGGTTGCAGGTGTTGCTCCCAACGTGAAGATTCTGCCTGTTCAGGTTCTGAGCAAAGAAGGCTATGGTTCCTATGAAAGCGTTGCCAGTGGTATTATCTGGGCCGCTGATCATGGCGCCAAAGTCATCAGCATGAGCCTCGGTGGCCCCAGCAGCTCTGCTGTGATTACCGATGCCGTCAAACATGCTCTGGAAAAAGACGCTATGCTGATTGCCGCAATGGGCAATGATGGCAATAGTTCCATTTCCTATCCTGCAGGTGTTCCTGGCGTAATGGCCGTTGGCGCTACCGACAGCAACGACAAAATTGCTCGCTTCTCTCAATATGGTAAGCACAATTCTGTTGCCGCTCCTGGCGTAAACATCCTGTCCACCTTCCCCACCTACCAGACAGATATGCCTGGTATCAGCTACGGTTCTATCAGCGGAACCTCCATGGCTACCCCCGCCGTTTCCGGCTTGGCAGCTCTGGTCCGCAGCAAGTATCCTCAGCTGAACTCCGCTCAGGTGAAGGCCCATATTGAAGCCACTGCTGATGACCTCGGCACCCCCGGTTTCGATGTCTACTATGGACATGGTCGCATCAACGTCTTCAAGGCGCTGAGCACAGCTCCCGGCGCAGTACGTCGTTAA
- the pgsA gene encoding CDP-diacylglycerol--glycerol-3-phosphate 3-phosphatidyltransferase, giving the protein MFSSEPQAYWVPVFSLSASAPLNNLQAVSGSSLTIPNLLTLLRLVLVVPFCYFITAGLQWDVMALLTFVVAAFTDWFDGYYARRFKQMSDAGKLLDPLADKLLVSTAFIAFAADPVVHLPVWTVVVIIGREFLITGLRALLAGKENQTVMSADNLGKAKTAAQMACILVFLVGRGPNSRAFLELGLAIYVLAVILTLLSGFEYLWRYRDTLMQSFRANSEQ; this is encoded by the coding sequence TTGTTTTCTTCGGAACCCCAGGCGTACTGGGTGCCGGTATTCAGTCTGAGCGCGTCAGCACCCCTGAACAACCTGCAAGCAGTTTCCGGTTCTTCTTTGACAATCCCTAATCTACTCACCCTGCTCCGTCTGGTTCTGGTGGTGCCCTTCTGTTATTTCATAACAGCAGGGCTTCAGTGGGATGTCATGGCTTTGCTGACCTTTGTGGTAGCCGCCTTTACCGATTGGTTTGATGGTTACTACGCCCGCCGCTTTAAACAAATGAGTGACGCAGGCAAACTTCTGGATCCCCTGGCGGATAAACTGTTGGTATCAACCGCCTTTATTGCCTTTGCAGCCGATCCGGTGGTGCATTTACCCGTTTGGACTGTGGTGGTCATTATCGGACGTGAATTTTTAATCACGGGCTTACGCGCCCTGCTGGCGGGCAAAGAAAATCAAACCGTCATGAGCGCTGATAACCTGGGCAAAGCCAAGACAGCAGCTCAAATGGCTTGCATTCTGGTTTTTCTAGTGGGTCGCGGCCCCAACTCCCGTGCCTTTTTAGAACTTGGTCTTGCGATTTATGTTTTGGCGGTCATTCTAACCCTGCTCTCAGGTTTTGAATATCTCTGGCGCTACCGGGATACGCTTATGCAAAGCTTTCGTGCCAATTCTGAGCAATAA
- a CDS encoding DNA polymerase III subunit alpha — MSAPQFVHCNVHTEFSLLDSTVRIKEVIAKAVEMGMPALAITDNGVMYGALEFYKQARKNGIKPLLGCEMYVAPKGIQDRTGRRTGENNQRLTLIAKNETGYRNLLKLVSESHIKGFYYKPRVDHEMLERHCDGLIAMSAGMGGELPQKLMKEDYAGAKQLANWYKERFDFYLELQDHRIELQQKINRGMMQLSKDLGIPVAATNDVHYLNQADSQLHEMVLCIADGKTLNDTNRYRYPGGPEYYLKSPEEMAHLFQEVPEALSNTLVIAEKCHVIIETGNYKLPIYDVPPGHTPESYLRELTWKGIRERYPDKVTPEIRQRVEFELGVIEHMGFPSYFLVVWDFINYARMHGISVGPGRGSAAGSIVSYALRITDIDPIPFQLLFERFLNPDRISMPDIDIDFCIERREEVIQYVTRKYGADKVAQILTVGTLGAKMVVRDIARTRGFAPSEADRLAKMIPTKPGVKLEEYIQEGSELRAEMNKNPEIKQLIEDALKLEGNARQVGVHAAGVVISRDSLDTVVPLRAEDGKLITQFTKDEVEEVGLLKMDFLGLRNLTMISKTLEILKESRGIELDMGHLPFDDENTYKLLSSGYTVGVFQLESSGMQKLVRRLMPNNIEDITALVALYRPGPLGSGMDKDFVERKFGRQPVTYYDTSLEEMVKPILKDTFGLILYQEQIMQISRVVAEFTPGEADNLRKAMGKKQADVMAKMKAKFIDGSEKKQIRREVSENLFNVMEEFAKYGFNKSHSAAYAYVAYQTAWLKANYPVEYMAALISSVMSTQDKVPLYVGEARRMKINILPPDINESLNNFSVFDKNIRFGLGAVKNLGAAAIENILAERQQNGPFSSFYDFCTRVDLRVCNKRSIESLIKAGAFTSILDNRGMLLHNLDRTMGAANNVQKHKNMGQISLFELDSAADLDFQQAPELEEAPEFEREALLSYEKEVIGIYVSGHPLDMVQEQVQAFAQHSVSELEELDEGRETILAGLVVERRLKTNEKNDTMLFLKIEDLTGEIEIFVAPKTFEKFRTLLENEDKLLLKAKIRPKRDENEPPRLALFGVYSLMQLESLRLCFPEYDIRRLTALRCLLQEFPGETPVVICSEQEPENAIAVGCDFWIQPEEKLMRRLIKSLGQENVILYQVAKPGVEQAAPAPENETVSV, encoded by the coding sequence ATGTCAGCCCCTCAGTTTGTGCACTGCAATGTCCACACCGAATTTTCCCTGCTCGATTCCACCGTTCGCATCAAAGAAGTGATTGCCAAAGCCGTTGAAATGGGGATGCCCGCCCTGGCGATTACGGACAATGGCGTGATGTATGGGGCCTTGGAATTTTATAAACAGGCGCGCAAAAACGGGATCAAACCTTTATTGGGCTGTGAAATGTATGTGGCCCCGAAGGGCATTCAGGATCGAACCGGTCGCCGTACGGGTGAAAACAATCAGCGTTTGACCCTGATTGCCAAAAATGAAACCGGCTACCGCAATTTGCTCAAATTGGTCAGTGAATCGCATATCAAAGGCTTTTATTATAAACCCCGTGTCGATCATGAGATGTTGGAACGCCATTGTGATGGCCTGATTGCCATGAGTGCCGGTATGGGCGGAGAATTGCCCCAAAAATTGATGAAAGAAGATTATGCCGGGGCCAAACAGCTTGCCAATTGGTACAAGGAACGCTTTGATTTTTATTTGGAGTTGCAGGATCACCGGATTGAATTGCAGCAGAAAATCAACCGGGGCATGATGCAGCTTTCGAAAGATCTGGGGATTCCCGTTGCTGCGACCAACGATGTGCACTATCTAAACCAGGCAGATTCGCAATTGCATGAAATGGTGCTCTGTATTGCCGATGGCAAGACCCTGAATGATACCAATCGCTACCGCTATCCTGGCGGGCCCGAATATTATTTGAAAAGCCCTGAAGAAATGGCGCATCTCTTTCAGGAAGTGCCAGAAGCGCTCAGTAATACGCTGGTCATTGCCGAAAAATGCCATGTGATTATTGAAACCGGCAATTATAAGCTGCCGATCTATGATGTGCCGCCGGGCCATACCCCAGAAAGCTATTTGCGTGAATTGACCTGGAAAGGCATTCGCGAGCGCTATCCTGACAAGGTGACCCCCGAAATTCGTCAGCGGGTGGAGTTTGAACTGGGCGTTATTGAGCATATGGGCTTTCCCAGCTATTTCTTGGTGGTCTGGGATTTTATCAATTACGCACGGATGCATGGCATTTCTGTTGGGCCAGGGCGTGGATCCGCCGCAGGCAGTATTGTTTCTTATGCCCTGCGCATTACGGATATTGATCCAATTCCCTTTCAATTGCTGTTTGAACGCTTTCTAAACCCTGATCGTATCAGCATGCCGGATATTGATATCGACTTCTGTATCGAGCGCCGTGAAGAAGTGATTCAATATGTCACCCGCAAATATGGGGCTGACAAGGTGGCTCAGATTCTGACCGTGGGCACACTTGGGGCCAAGATGGTGGTGCGCGATATTGCCCGGACACGGGGATTTGCACCCTCTGAAGCCGATCGCCTTGCCAAGATGATCCCCACCAAACCGGGCGTGAAACTTGAGGAATATATTCAAGAGGGCTCGGAACTACGCGCTGAAATGAATAAAAACCCAGAGATCAAGCAATTGATTGAAGATGCGCTCAAGCTGGAAGGCAATGCCCGCCAGGTGGGGGTGCATGCTGCGGGGGTTGTGATTTCGCGCGATTCCCTGGACACGGTGGTGCCGCTGCGGGCTGAAGACGGCAAGCTGATTACCCAGTTCACCAAGGATGAAGTCGAAGAAGTTGGTTTGCTCAAGATGGATTTTCTGGGGCTGCGCAACCTGACCATGATTTCCAAAACCCTTGAAATTCTGAAGGAGTCTCGGGGCATTGAGCTGGATATGGGGCATTTGCCCTTTGATGACGAAAACACCTATAAACTGCTCAGTTCAGGCTATACCGTCGGGGTTTTCCAATTGGAATCCAGTGGTATGCAAAAACTGGTGCGCCGTTTGATGCCCAATAATATTGAAGATATTACCGCCCTCGTGGCGCTCTATCGCCCCGGCCCTTTGGGCAGCGGCATGGACAAGGACTTTGTCGAACGTAAATTTGGCCGCCAACCAGTGACCTATTATGATACCTCGCTAGAGGAAATGGTCAAGCCGATTCTCAAAGACACCTTTGGTTTGATTCTTTACCAGGAACAGATCATGCAGATTTCGCGTGTGGTGGCTGAGTTTACCCCAGGTGAAGCCGATAACCTGCGTAAGGCCATGGGTAAGAAACAGGCCGATGTCATGGCCAAAATGAAGGCCAAATTTATTGACGGTTCCGAGAAAAAGCAGATTCGCCGTGAAGTTTCAGAAAACCTCTTCAATGTCATGGAAGAGTTTGCCAAATATGGTTTTAACAAGAGTCACAGTGCGGCCTATGCCTATGTGGCCTATCAAACGGCCTGGCTCAAGGCCAATTACCCTGTAGAATATATGGCTGCCTTGATTTCCAGCGTGATGAGTACCCAAGACAAGGTGCCGCTTTACGTGGGCGAAGCCCGGCGCATGAAGATCAATATTTTGCCTCCCGATATCAATGAGAGTTTGAATAATTTCTCGGTCTTTGATAAAAATATCCGCTTTGGCTTGGGAGCTGTCAAGAACCTGGGGGCTGCAGCGATTGAGAATATTTTGGCAGAACGTCAGCAAAACGGCCCCTTCAGCTCTTTTTATGATTTCTGTACACGGGTTGACCTGCGGGTTTGCAATAAGCGCTCGATTGAAAGTTTGATCAAAGCAGGGGCCTTTACCAGCATTCTCGATAATCGGGGCATGTTGCTGCATAATTTGGATCGCACCATGGGGGCTGCCAATAACGTGCAAAAACATAAAAATATGGGTCAAATCAGTCTGTTTGAACTCGACAGTGCAGCGGATCTGGATTTTCAGCAGGCCCCAGAACTTGAAGAAGCGCCTGAATTTGAGCGTGAAGCCCTCTTGAGTTATGAAAAAGAAGTGATCGGGATTTATGTTTCAGGTCATCCTTTGGATATGGTGCAGGAACAGGTTCAGGCTTTTGCACAACATTCGGTCAGTGAACTTGAAGAATTGGATGAGGGGCGTGAAACGATTCTGGCGGGGTTGGTGGTGGAGCGCCGCCTCAAGACCAATGAAAAAAATGACACCATGCTCTTTTTGAAAATCGAAGATTTAACCGGTGAAATTGAAATTTTCGTGGCACCGAAAACCTTTGAGAAATTTCGAACCCTTCTTGAAAATGAAGACAAACTGCTGCTCAAGGCCAAAATTCGGCCCAAGCGCGATGAAAATGAACCGCCCCGCCTGGCTTTGTTTGGCGTCTATTCGCTGATGCAGCTTGAAAGTCTGCGGCTTTGTTTTCCCGAATACGATATCCGTCGTCTGACCGCTTTGCGCTGT